A genomic segment from bacterium encodes:
- the istA gene encoding IS21 family transposase: MIGMAMYTTMKTLVEKGMNKTEIARATGHDWKTVSKFVENIKSGKEYPQKKPHPRILDAYKEKIIELMEAGLSGVRIHEELKRMGAKTGYSTVRNYLANIKKRENIFVRIQTLPGEEAQVDFGYVGLTPDNKGKRRKTWVFNMKLSYSRLDYYEKVYDQRVETFIQCHINAFNDFGGVPDGVRIDNLKAAILEANFYEPVYQRLYKEFAEHYGFKPIPCRIYHPNDKGKVESGIKYVKNNFFAGRTFKSGDDTDRQLRNWQKNTCNNRIHGTTRKVPQEVFRAEEKEKLIPLPLEGFKLAKVGTRKVYHDCHIYVDYNYYSVPFEYVGKEVEIELTKELLKVCCEAKQIAVHPRQKERGNFSTNESHYPKYKRHSETEHQEKYQIKMLEIGSYAEQLFFLIVQKRPKDWTRPVYGILSLVKRYPKEIVNLSCKRGLAFGVHQYQIIKNICANGSYVLPVEFTVSERNNYEYIKN; encoded by the coding sequence ATGATAGGGATGGCAATGTATACGACGATGAAAACACTTGTGGAAAAAGGAATGAACAAGACCGAGATAGCAAGGGCAACAGGACATGACTGGAAAACAGTATCAAAATTTGTAGAAAACATAAAATCAGGGAAGGAATATCCCCAGAAGAAGCCGCATCCCAGGATACTTGACGCTTACAAGGAGAAGATAATAGAGCTGATGGAAGCAGGCTTGAGCGGGGTAAGGATACATGAAGAACTTAAAAGAATGGGAGCGAAGACAGGATATTCAACAGTGAGGAATTATTTGGCAAATATCAAAAAGAGAGAGAATATCTTTGTCAGGATACAGACTTTGCCCGGAGAAGAAGCCCAGGTGGATTTTGGTTATGTAGGATTAACTCCTGATAATAAAGGCAAGAGACGAAAGACATGGGTATTTAACATGAAATTGAGTTATTCAAGATTAGACTATTATGAGAAGGTTTATGATCAGAGAGTGGAGACATTCATTCAATGTCATATAAATGCGTTTAATGATTTTGGAGGAGTGCCGGATGGTGTAAGAATAGACAATTTAAAAGCGGCAATTCTGGAAGCTAATTTTTATGAACCTGTGTATCAGAGATTGTATAAAGAGTTTGCCGAGCATTATGGATTTAAGCCCATACCATGCAGGATATATCATCCAAATGATAAAGGAAAAGTAGAATCAGGAATAAAATATGTAAAGAATAATTTCTTTGCAGGCAGGACATTTAAAAGTGGAGATGATACAGACAGACAACTTCGGAATTGGCAAAAGAACACCTGCAATAACAGGATACATGGAACAACAAGAAAGGTTCCTCAAGAAGTGTTTAGAGCAGAAGAGAAAGAGAAACTTATTCCGCTTCCTCTGGAGGGATTTAAATTAGCAAAAGTAGGAACAAGGAAAGTGTATCATGACTGTCATATTTATGTGGACTACAACTATTATTCTGTTCCTTTTGAATATGTAGGGAAAGAAGTAGAGATAGAATTAACTAAAGAATTGCTAAAGGTGTGTTGTGAGGCAAAGCAGATCGCGGTGCATCCAAGGCAGAAAGAAAGAGGAAACTTTTCTACAAATGAAAGTCATTATCCAAAGTATAAGAGACATTCAGAAACAGAACATCAGGAGAAGTATCAGATAAAGATGTTAGAAATAGGAAGCTATGCAGAACAATTATTTTTCTTGATTGTTCAAAAAAGACCGAAAGATTGGACCAGACCTGTCTACGGGATATTATCTTTAGTAAAACGTTATCCGAAAGAAATTGTTAATCTGTCCTGTAAAAGAGGGTTGGCTTTTGGAGTTCATCAATATCAAATTATTAAAAATATCTGCGCAAATGGGAGCTATGTTTTGCCAGTAGAATTTACAGTTAGCGAAAGGAATAATTATGAATACATTAAAAACTAG